The sequence TCCAGCCAGCGGCCCACCGCCTCAAAGGCCCCGGGTGCCGTCGGGACCAGCTCGACGCGGGCGGGGCGCCGGGTGCCGGGTGCCGGCTTGTCGTCGAACTCCCCCTGTGTCTGTTCGATCTCGGATTCGACCGCGTCGATCACCCGGCTGGCCTCGCTAAAGACACCGGGCGTGCGCAACTGCGCTCGAAACCGGTCGAACTTCGCCGCGATGTTGCTTTGGTAGGTGGGCAGTTCCTTGCCCAGCACGCGGACCTGCCCGGCCATGAACATGCTGAGTCCGATCAAGGCGCCCAGCGTGATCGCGACCACCACCGTCACCGTTACCGCACGGGGGATGCCCAGGCGCCGTATGCGGTCGGTCAAGGGCGCCAGCACGAACGCCAGCAAGGTCGCCAATGCCAGGGGGATCAGCAGGTCGCGCCCGAAGTACAGCGCCGTCACGACGACCGCTACCGCCAGCAAGCGCTGGGGAAGCGGCAACGATGTTTCTGGCTCTTGCAAGCTGTACCTCCGGATAGGGAGCAAAAAATGGAACGAATGTGGCGGGCTGCGCCCGTGCAACGCCCCCTCGGTGGCCTGATTCTCGAAGAATACCCGGTGCGCTGTTGGTTGCTCAGCGCACAGTCTGGCGATCGACACCGCGCCAACTCAACAATTACTTGATCAACCCAAGTTTGGATTGATTCGGTTTAAATCATGCCAGCCCGCAGGCACACTCCCCCCATTCACCCGCCACCCCCAGCGGGCACCCTTGGTTTCCGGAGCCGTTCGCCATGACCCTCGCCTTCCCCACCTTCACCGCCGGCATGGTGCTGAGCATTTCCTTGATCATGGCCATCGGCCCACAAAACGCCCACGTCTTGCGCATGGGTCTGCAGCGCCAGCACCTGTGGCTCACGGTGGCGGTGTGCGCGGTGGCCGACATTGCGCTGATCTCGCTCGGCGTGCTCGGTCTGGCGCAGCTTGGCGGCCTGTCGGACAAGCTGATGGGCGCCATGATCGGCGCCGGTGTGCTTTTCCTCTCGGTGTACGGCTGGCAGGCTTTCCAGCGCTTTCTGAACCCGCGCACCATCGCCATCGAGGGCGACAGCACCGTGGTGGCCGAGCCGGTCTCGCGCCGGCAGGCGGTGTTGTCGGCGCTGGCCTTTTCGTGGCTGAACCCGCACGCCTGGCTCGACACCGCGGTGCTCATCGGTACCGCCTCGCTGGCCTACGGCCAGGGCAGCCGGGTCTTCGGCCTGGGTGCGGCGGCGGGTTCGGTGGTGTGGTTCCTCGCGCTGGGCGTGGCCGCCTTCTGGCTGGGCCGCCGGCTCAATTCGCTGCACGTGTGGCGTGCGCTGGACGGCCTGGTTGCGCTCATGATGTGGGGCACGGCGCTCTGGCTCTTGAGCAGCCTGGCCTGAAGTCCGTTCACACCGGGAGGCTCCCATGTCCCTGCGCAGCGCCGAGGCGCCCGTCACCGTTTTCGGCCCCGACTTTCCCTTTGCTTTCGACGACTGGATCGCCCACCCGCAAGGCCTGGGCGAGTTGCCGAGCGAGCGCCTGGGTCAGGAGGTGGCCATCGTCGGCGCCGGCATGGCGGGCATGGTGGCGGCCTACGAGCTGATGAAGCTGGGCCTCAAACCCGTGCTTTACGAGGCTTCGCGCATGGGCGGGCGGCTGCGCTCGCAGGCCTTCGAGGGCGGGCAAGGGGTGGTGGCCGAACTCGGCGGCATGCGCTTCCCGGCCTCGGGCACGGCCTTCTTTCACTACGTGAACCGGCTGGGTCTGAAGACGCGGCCGTTTCCCAACCCGCTCACGCCCGCCGCCGGTTGCACCGTGGTCGACCTCGAAGGCCAGACGCACTGGGCCCGCACGCTGGCCGACCTGCCGCCGCTGTTCAGCGAAGTGGCCGAGGCCTGGGCGCAAGCGCTCGAAGCCGGCGCGGGTTTCACCGGCCTGCAGCAGGCGCTGCGCGAACGCGACATTGCGAGCCTCAAGGCCTTGTGGGACCGGCTTGTGCCGCTCTGGGACGACCGCACCTTCTACGACTTCGTGGCCACGTCCGACGCCTTTGCCAAGCTCTCTTTCCACCACCGTGAGGTGTTCGGCCAGGTCGGCTTCGGCACCGGTGGCTGGGACTCGGACTTCCCCAACTCCATGCTGGAGATCCTGCGCGTGGTGCTCACCGGCTGCGACGAGAACCAGCACCTCATCGTCGGCGGTGTGCAGCAGGTGCCGCTGGGCCTGTGGCAACACGCCCCCGCTGCCAGCGAGATGCGCCACTGGCCCGCCGGCACGACGCTGGCCGGCCTGCACTGTGGTGCGCCGCGCGCCGGCGTCACGGCCATCCGCCGCACGGCGGGCAACCAGCTCGCCGTCACCGACACCTGGGGCAACACCGGCGTCTACCCCGCCGTGCTCACCACCTGCCAGAGCTGGCTGCTGACCACGCAGATCGCGGTGGAGGAATCCCTCTTCTCGCAGAAGCACTGGATGGCGCTGGACCGCACGCGCTACATGCAGTCGTCCAAGACCTTCGTGATGGTGGACCGCCCGTTCTGGAACGACCTCAAAGCCAACGGCTGGCCGACCCTGGGCATGACGCTCACCGACCGGCTCACGCGCGGCACCTACCTGTTCGACAACGGCCCCGACCAACCCGGCGTGATCTGCCTGAGCTACGCCTGGATGGGCGACGCGCTCAAGATGCTGCCGCACGGCACGCAGAAACGTGTGCAGCTCGCGCTGTCGGCGCTGGCCAAGATCTACCCCGACGTGGACATTGCGAGCCACATCATCGGCGACCCGATCAGCGTGTCGTGGGAAGCCGACCCGCATTTCCTCGGCGCGTTCAAGGGCGCGCTGCCCGGCCACTACCGCTACAACCACCGCATGTACAGCCACTTCATGCAGGACGGATTTGCACCCGCCGAACGCGGCATCTTCATCGCGGGCGACGACGTGTCGTTCACGCCGGCGTGGGTCGAAGGCGCGGTGCAGACCTCGCTCAACGCCGTGTGGGGCATCGTGAAGCACCTGGGTGGCAAGACGTTTGATGCCAACCCCGGACCGGGCGATGTGTTCGCCGAACTGGGCCCCATGGCACTGCCGGACTGAGCCCCGCTACAGTCCTGCCCACGATGCAACGACGCCACTTTTCAACCGCCACCGCGCTGGCCATCGCCAGCCCCTTCACCCTGTTGTCCGCGTGCGCCCACTCGGCGCCCGGATGGCAAGCCCGGCTGCAGCAGCTGGAGGCCACCGCCCAGGGCCGCCTGGGCGTGGCCATCCTCGACACCGCCACCGGCCAGGTCCACGGCCACCGCGCCGACGAGCGTTTCATGATGCTCAG is a genomic window of Hydrogenophaga sp. RAC07 containing:
- a CDS encoding LysE/ArgO family amino acid transporter — translated: MTLAFPTFTAGMVLSISLIMAIGPQNAHVLRMGLQRQHLWLTVAVCAVADIALISLGVLGLAQLGGLSDKLMGAMIGAGVLFLSVYGWQAFQRFLNPRTIAIEGDSTVVAEPVSRRQAVLSALAFSWLNPHAWLDTAVLIGTASLAYGQGSRVFGLGAAAGSVVWFLALGVAAFWLGRRLNSLHVWRALDGLVALMMWGTALWLLSSLA
- a CDS encoding flavin monoamine oxidase family protein, which codes for MSLRSAEAPVTVFGPDFPFAFDDWIAHPQGLGELPSERLGQEVAIVGAGMAGMVAAYELMKLGLKPVLYEASRMGGRLRSQAFEGGQGVVAELGGMRFPASGTAFFHYVNRLGLKTRPFPNPLTPAAGCTVVDLEGQTHWARTLADLPPLFSEVAEAWAQALEAGAGFTGLQQALRERDIASLKALWDRLVPLWDDRTFYDFVATSDAFAKLSFHHREVFGQVGFGTGGWDSDFPNSMLEILRVVLTGCDENQHLIVGGVQQVPLGLWQHAPAASEMRHWPAGTTLAGLHCGAPRAGVTAIRRTAGNQLAVTDTWGNTGVYPAVLTTCQSWLLTTQIAVEESLFSQKHWMALDRTRYMQSSKTFVMVDRPFWNDLKANGWPTLGMTLTDRLTRGTYLFDNGPDQPGVICLSYAWMGDALKMLPHGTQKRVQLALSALAKIYPDVDIASHIIGDPISVSWEADPHFLGAFKGALPGHYRYNHRMYSHFMQDGFAPAERGIFIAGDDVSFTPAWVEGAVQTSLNAVWGIVKHLGGKTFDANPGPGDVFAELGPMALPD